A genomic window from Sphingobacteriales bacterium includes:
- a CDS encoding (2Fe-2S)-binding protein → MAKVTIDDTTIEVPDGTSILAAARRIDEQHGTNIAPPTMCYYSKLKTSGGYCRTCIVTVEKGSEKDPRPMPKPVPSCRTNVMDGMVVRNTTSPELLEARAGVVEFLLINHPLDCPVCDQAGECHLQDLSYENGKEGTRYEFQRREFDPIDIGNKIKLHMNRCILCYRCVKTCEQITDGRVHGVINRGDHAEISTYIEKAIENDFSGNVIDVCPVGALTDRTFRFKSRVWFTNPVDAHRDCPKCSGKVRLWMKGEDVLRVTARKDRWGEVEEFICNDCRFDKKQVKDWTIEGPSKVSHHSVISQNHYELKKLQIGVYKHMQKLEGKKVDLGEGALNPNNIEK, encoded by the coding sequence ATGGCAAAGGTAACCATAGACGATACAACCATCGAAGTTCCGGACGGCACCAGTATTCTGGCAGCGGCAAGAAGGATAGACGAGCAACACGGCACAAACATTGCACCGCCAACCATGTGTTATTATTCCAAGCTGAAAACCTCCGGTGGCTATTGCAGAACCTGTATCGTCACGGTGGAAAAAGGTTCGGAAAAAGATCCGCGTCCTATGCCGAAACCGGTTCCCAGTTGCAGAACAAACGTGATGGACGGTATGGTGGTGCGGAATACGACTTCCCCTGAATTACTTGAAGCCCGTGCCGGTGTGGTGGAGTTTTTACTGATCAACCACCCTTTGGATTGTCCGGTCTGCGACCAGGCTGGGGAATGTCATCTGCAGGATTTAAGCTATGAAAATGGCAAAGAAGGAACACGCTATGAATTTCAGCGCAGAGAGTTTGATCCAATCGATATAGGAAATAAGATCAAGCTGCACATGAACCGGTGTATTCTGTGTTACCGATGCGTGAAAACATGTGAGCAGATTACCGACGGCCGCGTTCATGGTGTGATTAATCGTGGCGACCACGCTGAAATTTCTACCTATATCGAAAAGGCGATTGAAAATGATTTTTCCGGAAATGTGATTGATGTTTGTCCGGTAGGTGCATTAACGGACAGGACATTCCGTTTCAAAAGCCGTGTTTGGTTTACCAATCCGGTAGATGCGCACAGAGATTGCCCGAAATGTTCCGGCAAGGTCCGCTTGTGGATGAAAGGAGAGGATGTATTGCGTGTTACCGCCCGCAAAGACAGGTGGGGAGAAGTGGAGGAATTTATCTGTAATGATTGTCGCTTTGATAAAAAACAGGTGAAAGACTGGACGATAGAAGGACCGAGTAAAGTAAGCCATCATTCCGTTATTTCTCAAAATCATTATGAGTTGAAAAAATTACAGATTGGTGTTTATAAACACATGCAAAAATTAGAAGGTAAAAAAGTGGATTTGGGCGAAGGTGCCTTGAATCCGAATAATATTGAAAAGTAA